Proteins from a single region of Carassius gibelio isolate Cgi1373 ecotype wild population from Czech Republic chromosome B15, carGib1.2-hapl.c, whole genome shotgun sequence:
- the LOC127972868 gene encoding B-cell receptor CD22, whose protein sequence is MMIPEGIPLLLLVLLMGSFTGSNNELIKVPEKTEQIDEGSCVTIPCSYKKTKDGKYTLLWFKDPEYNKISQIFDGTILYSNTEERPQSPGYSSRVKYITDETSQENQNIWIKCDLRITDLQTKDSGNYNFRFIVSSNMKYMSAAMNLKVTDNPCKVHIEPSELKSPVRESDKLTVHCSTFDSCDLHPEWLVHTSRQKQKWTSSSSTDMIIETEEDKEGRKITKLKLSVTWKDDRRILSCRRAKSEDSCQIRNITLSVEYAPKEVKATVSSEDVKEGDSVTLSCTSRGQPDVSFSWFKKETTEKSQQMSDLKLNNVKPEDSGEYYCEAENKHGTQESNIIQIDVKYGPEGVKVQPVNIKDLKEGDELTLKCLVERGNPAVYQFMWYKNSQEQSETSETFIISKVTEADRGSYQCQADNGIRTEISNNFTVSVKYAPENVTVSVKGEQRFGSELTLTCEARADPAPSSYEWKKDFNGKLKTIEQKHEQRLHFLSLEISDSGQYACIAQNSIGKTESPLVEIKVKHVPIIKIVHNMTTLTQWNWEFPVSLTCSADAHPPAEVYNWYREEDNVTVLSEHQNFTVQPQNPGIYYCTAANAIGESRSENIMLFIGRCRIVFCSSLHGTFMKA, encoded by the exons ATGATGATTCCTGAAGGGATTCCTCTGCTTCTGCTTG TTCTTCTTATGGGCTCCTTCACTGGCTCAAACAATGAACTAATAAAAGTGCCTGAGAAAACAGAACAAATTGATGAAGGATCATGTGTGACCATCCCTTGTTCTTACAAAAAAACAAAGGATGGAAAATATACTCTGTTGTGGTTTAAAGATccagaatataataaaatatcacaaattTTTGACGGGACTATTTTATACAGTAACACAGAAGAACGTCCCCAGTCGCCAGGTTACTCCAGCAGAGTGAAATACATCACTGATGAAACATCACAAGAAAACCAAAACATCTGGATCAAATGTGATTTAAGAATCACCGATCTTCAAACAAAAGATAGTGGGAACTACAATTTTAGATTTATTGTTTCCAGCAACATGAAATATATGAGTGCAGCTATGAATCTCAAAGTTACAG ACAATCCTTGTAAGGTGCACATTGAACCATCAGAGCTGAAGAGTCCAGTCCGTGAGTCGGACAAATTAACTGTTCACTGTTCCACATTTGATTCCTGTGATCTTCATCCTGAGTGGCTCGTCCATACATCACGACAAAAGCAAAAATGGACGTCCTCCTCGTCGACTGATATGATTATAGAGACTGAAGAAGATAAAGAAGGCAGAAAGATCACCAAATTGAAGCTCAGTGTGACATGGAAGGATGACAGAAGGATTCTGTCTTGTCGTCGAGCGAAGAGTGAGGACAGCTGCCAGATCAGGAATATCACACTGTCTGTGGAAT ATGCACCTAAAGAGGTAAAAGCAACAGTGAGCTCTGAGGATGTgaaggagggagattctgtcactctctCCTGCACCAGCAGAGGTCAGCCTGATGTCAGCTTCTCATGGTTCAAAAAAGAGACAACAGAAAAGTCTCAACAAATGTCTGACTTGAAACTAAATAATGTGAAACCAGAAGACAGTGGAGAATATTACTGTGAAGCTGAAAACAAGCATGGGACACAGGAATCAAATATCATTCAAATTGATGTGAAGT ATGGTCCAGAGGGTGTCAAAGTGCAACCTGTTAACATTAAAGATCTCAAAGAGGGAGATGAACTGACACTCAAGTGTTTAGTCGAGAGAGGTAACCCAGCAGTCTATCAGTTCATGTGGTACAAAAATTCCCAAGAACAGAGTGAAACCAGCGAGACATTCATCATCAGTAAAGTTACTGAAGCGGACAGAGGATCTTACCAATGCCAGGCTGATAACGGGATCAGAACAGAAATATCAAATAACTTCACAGTATCTGTAAAGt ATGCACCCGAAAATGTGACTGTAAGTGTTAAAGGAGAACAAAGATTTGGGAGTGAGCTGACCCTTACATGTGAGGCTCGCGCCGATCCTGCTCCATCCTCATACGAGTGGAAGAAAGACTTCAATGGCAAGTTAAAGACAATTGAACAGAAACATGAACAGAGACTACACTTTCTTTCTCTGGAAATCTCTGACTCTGGTCAGTACGCCTGTATTGCTCAAAACTCCATTGGAAAAACAGAATCTCCATTAGTAGAGATCAAGGTGAAAC ATGTTCCAATCATAAAAATTGTCCATAACATGACAACATTAACTCAGTGGAATTGGGAGTTTCCGGTCTCTCTGACCTGCAGTGCAGATGCACATCCTCCTGCCGAGGTCTACAACTGGTACAGAGAGGAGGACAACGTGACCGTACTGTCAGAACATCAGAACTTCACTGTTCAGCCTCAGAACCCAGGAATATATTACTGTACAGCAGCCAATGCTATCGGAGAATCACGAT